The proteins below come from a single Erysipelothrix piscisicarius genomic window:
- a CDS encoding amidohydrolase family protein, producing MITKFTGAFLYNTAQRQFEKGDFYIQDSMIYHIGEAKINPDHEINVEGKWIIPGLIDIHMHIESSMTNPNEFSNTVLPMGTTTLVADAHEIGNVFGTEGLIDFMDIDTNLDIFYAIPSSVPSTNPFLETTGGIIDESAIRTLCKHPKVIALGEIMNFKDVISDEDTMTRRIIETFKECKPGSPIEGHIPRITGLELSRFIQRGLVQIIHCKLQNQSLNVHVWAF from the coding sequence ATGATTACAAAATTTACAGGTGCTTTCCTTTACAACACGGCACAGCGACAATTTGAAAAAGGAGACTTCTACATTCAAGATTCAATGATTTACCATATTGGGGAGGCAAAAATCAATCCGGATCATGAAATTAATGTAGAAGGCAAATGGATTATTCCTGGTCTTATCGATATTCACATGCATATTGAAAGTTCCATGACAAATCCAAATGAGTTCTCAAACACCGTGCTTCCAATGGGTACAACGACTCTTGTAGCGGATGCACATGAAATTGGTAATGTGTTTGGAACCGAAGGGTTGATTGATTTTATGGACATCGATACGAACCTTGATATCTTTTATGCAATTCCTTCTTCCGTTCCATCCACAAACCCATTTCTAGAGACTACAGGTGGAATTATTGATGAATCAGCGATTAGAACGCTCTGTAAACACCCTAAAGTGATTGCATTGGGTGAGATTATGAATTTCAAAGATGTCATTTCTGATGAAGATACCATGACTCGTAGAATTATTGAAACGTTTAAAGAATGCAAACCTGGATCACCAATTGAAGGCCATATTCCAAGAATAACAGGGCTTGAATTATCACGTTTTATTCAGCGAGGATTGGTTCAGATCATACATTGCAAACTCCAGAATCAATCCTTGAACGTACACGTATGGGCGTTTTAG
- a CDS encoding adenine deaminase C-terminal domain-containing protein, giving the protein MGVLVQMQEKSLSRETIATLCEYKLHGSFCLVTDDVMPDDLIHKGHMNHLIQLCIKCGMRAEDAIYAATLVQSQRMQLNDRGVLSPGKLADFIILDDLDAFAIQSVYKKGINVQNLEHEHFLFDDDSIFNTIKRNPITEADIVSSISKIKGDEATIRIMHREVTNTFTEEQNQSIPVREGVLQWQDAGLTMIAVIERYGHQSPIAIGFTDNGFTEKGAVATSWTHDHHNILVMGTDVQDMVNAVNHLIDKPGGIVSIINKNIHFVPLSYGGIVSTQSMESLALDVSQIRHDLRTLGYEAQNGLMSFSVLGLIVSPSLKISDKVYVDVRTQEIKPLFINPNIT; this is encoded by the coding sequence ATGGGCGTTTTAGTTCAAATGCAGGAAAAATCACTCAGTAGGGAAACAATCGCGACGCTTTGTGAGTATAAGCTTCACGGAAGCTTCTGTTTAGTAACCGATGATGTTATGCCCGATGACTTAATTCACAAAGGACATATGAACCATCTTATTCAATTGTGCATCAAATGTGGGATGCGCGCAGAAGATGCAATTTATGCAGCAACGCTAGTCCAATCACAGCGGATGCAACTGAATGATCGAGGTGTTTTATCTCCTGGAAAACTGGCAGACTTTATAATCCTTGATGATTTAGATGCTTTTGCGATCCAATCCGTATATAAAAAAGGGATTAACGTCCAAAATCTTGAGCATGAACACTTTCTTTTCGATGATGACTCAATATTTAATACTATCAAGCGAAATCCGATTACTGAAGCAGATATTGTATCTTCAATTTCAAAAATTAAAGGTGACGAAGCAACAATAAGAATTATGCACCGTGAAGTTACCAATACATTTACCGAAGAACAAAATCAATCCATTCCTGTGAGGGAAGGGGTCTTACAGTGGCAGGATGCAGGACTCACAATGATTGCGGTAATTGAGCGCTATGGACATCAAAGTCCAATTGCAATTGGTTTTACCGATAATGGTTTTACAGAGAAGGGGGCAGTTGCTACTTCTTGGACCCATGATCATCACAACATACTCGTTATGGGAACGGATGTACAAGATATGGTCAATGCCGTAAATCACTTAATTGATAAGCCAGGTGGTATTGTTTCCATCATCAACAAGAACATTCATTTCGTTCCTTTATCGTATGGTGGCATTGTCTCTACACAATCAATGGAATCTCTAGCACTTGATGTATCACAGATAAGACATGACTTAAGAACATTGGGTTATGAGGCTCAAAATGGATTAATGAGCTTTTCGGTTTTAGGCTTAATCGTATCACCAAGCTTAAAAATATCCGATAAAGTTTATGTCGATGTGAGAACTCAAGAAATCAAGCCATTATTTATAAATCCAAATATTACATAA